In one window of Tellurirhabdus rosea DNA:
- a CDS encoding sugar phosphate isomerase/epimerase family protein yields MSSRRDFLKNAGLLTVGAVVLNPTDLFAGKIKQFGVQLYSVRDVLPSNPKGIMEQLAKMGYQKFESYSGPQGFLWGMQPKEMRSFLNGIGVEMVSTHFDYGTSAKKPDELKKNIEMAAGAGLDYMLCPYIGAQKSMEQWKRIADDFNRVGEEVRKGGLKFGYHNHDYSFKPLDGKIPHEYLLNNTDPQNVMFELDLCWIEAAGQSAVTHLKNYGKRYELCHIKDFNRQGEGIRQADLGKGVVDYSKILKAARKAGMKHFLVEQEEYPKSPMESMQIDADYMKKLKV; encoded by the coding sequence ATGAGTTCGCGTAGAGATTTTCTGAAAAATGCCGGTTTACTGACTGTCGGCGCCGTTGTCCTTAACCCAACCGACCTGTTTGCGGGCAAGATCAAGCAGTTTGGTGTGCAATTATATAGCGTCCGCGATGTATTGCCTTCCAACCCGAAAGGAATTATGGAGCAGTTGGCGAAGATGGGCTATCAGAAGTTTGAAAGCTACAGCGGCCCCCAGGGTTTCCTTTGGGGAATGCAGCCCAAAGAAATGCGTTCGTTCCTGAACGGCATCGGCGTAGAGATGGTCAGCACCCACTTTGATTACGGAACCAGCGCCAAGAAACCGGACGAACTGAAGAAAAATATCGAGATGGCGGCCGGTGCGGGGCTGGACTATATGCTTTGTCCGTACATCGGGGCTCAAAAGTCTATGGAACAGTGGAAGCGGATTGCGGACGATTTCAACCGGGTCGGGGAAGAAGTACGGAAGGGTGGCCTCAAGTTTGGTTATCATAACCACGACTATTCCTTCAAACCGCTTGACGGCAAGATTCCCCACGAATACCTGCTGAATAATACGGATCCGCAGAATGTCATGTTCGAACTCGATCTGTGCTGGATTGAAGCCGCCGGTCAAAGCGCGGTGACTCACCTGAAAAACTACGGAAAGCGGTACGAACTGTGCCACATCAAGGATTTCAACCGGCAGGGCGAAGGCATCAGACAAGCCGATCTGGGTAAAGGCGTGGTGGATTACAGCAAAATCCTGAAAGCCGCCCGGAAAGCCGGGATGAAGCACTTTCTGGTCGAGCAGGAGGAATATCCCAAATCGCCAATGGAAAGCATGCAGATAGATGCGGATTACATGAAAAAGCTGAAAGTATAA
- a CDS encoding serine hydrolase domain-containing protein codes for MHLIRPLVLAVLLLVAMPATVWSQTGSFVLRPGTPEATSFNAERLQRIDRAVNEYVQKGWLPGAVALIVRNGRIVYHKGFGYDDISRKSPLAKDAIFRIASQTKAITSVAVMMLYEEGKFRLDDPVSQYIPEFKGLKVLDKFNDRDSTYTTVAAKKAVTIRHLLSHTSGIGYPVIGSPTANALYAKAGLHAGLGVPNGKLVDQMKILAQQPLLHQPGERWTYGLNTDLLGYLVEVVSGMPLDQFFRTRIFDPLGMKDTWFYLPPDRRNRLSTLYTEEAGKGVRKMSEVRKDMDVNYPNTKGTYFSGGAGLSSTALDYATFLQMLLNGGTYNGKQLLSRATVRMMTSNQIGALSLGDQKFGLGFGIFTAESAAQTPVSEGSFQWGGYFGTSYWADPREGIVALFLTQMVPNSHGEIGDKFKTLVYQALASETTTVVSQK; via the coding sequence ATGCACTTGATTCGTCCGCTCGTACTGGCAGTTTTGCTGCTGGTCGCCATGCCCGCCACCGTCTGGTCCCAAACCGGCTCTTTTGTGCTCCGGCCCGGCACTCCCGAGGCCACCAGCTTCAACGCTGAGCGGCTCCAGCGAATCGACCGGGCTGTTAATGAGTATGTACAGAAAGGCTGGCTGCCCGGCGCCGTTGCCCTCATCGTCCGAAATGGACGAATTGTGTACCACAAAGGGTTCGGGTATGACGATATCTCGCGGAAAAGTCCTCTGGCAAAAGATGCCATTTTTCGAATCGCGTCCCAAACCAAGGCGATCACCAGTGTGGCCGTTATGATGCTGTATGAAGAAGGGAAATTTCGGCTGGATGACCCTGTCTCGCAGTACATTCCGGAGTTCAAAGGTCTAAAGGTGCTGGATAAGTTTAACGACAGGGATTCGACCTACACGACGGTGGCCGCGAAAAAGGCAGTCACCATCCGGCACTTGCTTTCGCATACGTCCGGAATTGGGTATCCGGTTATTGGCAGTCCTACCGCCAACGCTCTTTATGCCAAAGCGGGCCTGCATGCCGGCCTCGGCGTCCCCAACGGAAAGCTCGTCGACCAGATGAAAATCCTGGCTCAACAGCCGCTGCTTCACCAGCCCGGCGAGCGGTGGACGTACGGACTGAACACAGACCTGCTTGGCTACCTCGTGGAAGTTGTTTCCGGTATGCCCCTCGACCAGTTTTTCCGGACCCGAATTTTTGATCCGTTGGGCATGAAAGATACCTGGTTTTATCTTCCTCCGGACAGGCGCAATCGGCTGTCCACTCTTTATACCGAAGAGGCCGGAAAAGGGGTGCGAAAGATGAGTGAGGTGCGTAAAGACATGGACGTCAACTACCCGAATACTAAAGGAACGTATTTTTCGGGTGGAGCGGGTCTTTCCTCCACCGCCCTGGACTACGCCACTTTTCTGCAGATGTTATTGAACGGGGGCACCTACAACGGAAAGCAGTTGCTCAGCCGCGCCACCGTCCGGATGATGACAAGCAACCAGATCGGAGCCCTGTCGTTGGGTGACCAGAAATTTGGTCTAGGTTTCGGAATTTTCACCGCGGAATCCGCAGCGCAGACGCCCGTTTCAGAAGGGAGCTTTCAATGGGGCGGCTATTTTGGCACCTCTTACTGGGCCGATCCCCGGGAAGGAATCGTGGCTCTGTTTTTAACCCAGATGGTGCCCAACAGTCACGGCGAAATTGGGGACAAATTCAAGACGCTTGTTTATCAGGCTCTTGCTTCAGAGACCACCACCGTTGTCTCTCAAAAATAG
- the cphA gene encoding cyanophycin synthetase, which translates to MKLVAMRCLRGPNFWSVSRHNLVAMRLDLEELEEHPTNTLEGFLERLTAAMPSLYDHHCSEGHPGGFFERVREGTWMGHVVEHLALELQGLAGMNVGFGQTRGTGERGVYHVVFACREERAGMLAGGCAVDLAQALVDGKEYDVAGAVERIRQLYEADKLGPSTAAIVDACRRKGVPTIRLDADSTIQLGYGARQKRIQATVSSQTSAIAMDLAADKDKTKQVLEEAGIPVPTGRVIGSEEELQEVLRALGFPLVVKPLDGNHGRGVTTNIRTASELFEAWQRARVHSKEVIVEQFVSGNDYRLLVIDFKLCAVAQRLPALVVGDGFSTIRELIDVVNRDERRGTGHQNVLTRIELDEATLALLRSRHLSPESVLPQDEVLYLKKTANLSTGGTSIDRTDEIHPELARMAERIARVIGLDICGIDLIAHDITVPLQQAGAAVIEVNAGPGLRMHTHPTEGKPRDVGQAIADMLFPNEENGRIPLIAITGTNGKTSTTRLIAHIFKGMQKKVGFTTTEGIYLGDDLIERGDCTGPISAGKILRDSSVEVAVLECARGGILRAGLAFDQCDVGVVTNVAADHLGLEGILTVEDMARVKSVIPETVRKGGYAVLNADNDYTYAMREEVRSEVALFSRRAGNERVQQHRQTGGLAAICDGGWLKICRGDESIPLVHVRDVPLTFNGTCGFMIENVLAAALACYCQNVPVDVITEGLRTFVPTHETTPGRMNVFQLSDIRVVVDYAHNPHGLIALSEFVQNTEASRRIGIVTGVGDRRDDDIRQIGRIAAETFDEIIIRIDEDTRDRPAEQIAELLQQGIAEVAPDKAAQVVPSEEKALRTAIDRAPSGALVMHLTEKIEVAVQLIKRLETQRKPVAV; encoded by the coding sequence ATGAAATTAGTAGCTATGCGCTGCCTGCGCGGACCCAACTTTTGGTCTGTCAGCCGCCACAACCTTGTGGCCATGCGCCTTGACCTGGAAGAACTGGAAGAACACCCAACCAATACCCTTGAAGGATTTCTGGAACGGCTGACGGCCGCCATGCCGAGTCTGTACGACCACCATTGCTCGGAAGGACATCCCGGAGGGTTCTTCGAACGGGTTCGGGAAGGAACCTGGATGGGCCACGTCGTTGAGCACCTGGCGCTTGAGCTTCAGGGCCTTGCGGGAATGAACGTGGGCTTTGGACAAACCCGGGGTACGGGCGAGAGGGGTGTTTATCACGTTGTCTTTGCCTGTCGGGAAGAAAGGGCCGGTATGCTGGCCGGCGGCTGTGCGGTTGATCTGGCACAGGCGCTGGTAGACGGAAAAGAATACGATGTGGCCGGAGCCGTAGAACGCATCCGGCAGCTTTACGAAGCGGATAAACTGGGCCCAAGTACGGCCGCCATTGTGGACGCCTGCCGCCGGAAAGGCGTTCCGACCATCCGACTGGACGCGGACTCTACCATTCAACTCGGCTACGGTGCCCGGCAGAAGCGTATACAGGCTACCGTCTCCAGCCAGACCAGCGCCATTGCCATGGACCTGGCGGCGGATAAAGACAAAACCAAGCAGGTGCTGGAAGAAGCCGGTATTCCGGTGCCGACCGGGCGGGTCATTGGGAGCGAGGAAGAACTTCAGGAAGTGCTCCGGGCCCTCGGGTTTCCGCTGGTGGTCAAGCCGCTGGACGGAAATCATGGACGGGGCGTTACCACCAACATCCGGACGGCCAGCGAACTGTTTGAAGCCTGGCAGCGCGCCAGAGTCCATTCGAAAGAAGTGATCGTCGAACAGTTTGTGTCGGGGAACGACTACCGGCTGCTGGTCATTGATTTTAAACTCTGCGCGGTGGCTCAACGGCTGCCGGCGCTGGTCGTGGGGGACGGCTTCTCGACCATTCGCGAACTCATCGACGTGGTCAACCGGGACGAACGGCGCGGAACCGGGCACCAGAACGTCCTCACCCGGATTGAACTGGACGAAGCCACGCTCGCCCTGCTGCGGTCCCGCCACCTGAGTCCGGAAAGTGTGTTGCCGCAGGACGAGGTGTTGTACCTGAAGAAAACCGCGAACCTCAGCACGGGAGGGACGTCGATCGACCGCACGGATGAGATTCATCCCGAACTGGCCCGAATGGCCGAGCGGATCGCCCGGGTGATCGGACTGGACATCTGTGGCATCGACCTCATTGCGCACGATATAACCGTGCCGCTCCAGCAGGCCGGGGCGGCGGTGATCGAGGTGAACGCCGGTCCCGGACTGCGGATGCATACGCATCCGACCGAAGGCAAACCCCGCGATGTAGGCCAGGCAATTGCCGATATGCTTTTCCCGAATGAAGAAAATGGACGAATTCCGCTGATCGCCATCACGGGAACGAACGGGAAAACGTCCACTACCCGCCTGATTGCGCATATCTTCAAAGGGATGCAGAAGAAAGTCGGCTTCACCACCACGGAAGGAATTTACCTGGGGGACGACCTTATCGAGCGGGGAGACTGCACCGGACCCATCAGCGCCGGCAAGATTCTGCGCGACTCCTCCGTCGAGGTGGCGGTGCTGGAATGCGCCCGGGGCGGTATTCTTCGGGCGGGACTGGCCTTCGACCAGTGTGATGTGGGCGTGGTGACCAATGTGGCCGCCGACCACCTGGGTCTAGAAGGCATTCTGACCGTGGAAGACATGGCCCGGGTGAAATCCGTTATTCCTGAAACGGTCCGAAAGGGTGGGTACGCCGTCCTGAATGCCGATAACGACTACACCTACGCCATGCGGGAAGAGGTCCGAAGCGAGGTGGCGCTGTTCAGCCGCCGCGCGGGGAACGAACGGGTGCAGCAGCACCGGCAGACGGGCGGACTGGCCGCGATCTGCGACGGAGGCTGGCTCAAAATCTGCCGGGGCGACGAGTCGATTCCGCTGGTACACGTCAGAGATGTACCGCTGACGTTCAACGGCACCTGCGGATTCATGATCGAGAACGTCCTGGCGGCCGCGCTGGCCTGTTATTGTCAGAACGTGCCCGTGGATGTCATCACGGAAGGGCTACGGACTTTTGTCCCCACGCACGAAACGACTCCGGGCCGGATGAACGTCTTTCAGCTTTCGGACATCCGGGTGGTGGTCGATTACGCGCATAATCCGCACGGCCTGATTGCCTTGAGCGAATTTGTCCAGAATACCGAAGCTTCCCGCCGCATTGGCATCGTCACGGGCGTGGGCGACCGGCGGGATGACGACATCCGGCAGATTGGCCGCATCGCCGCCGAGACCTTCGACGAAATCATCATCCGGATCGATGAAGATACCCGGGACCGGCCCGCCGAACAGATTGCAGAGCTTTTGCAGCAGGGCATTGCCGAAGTGGCTCCGGATAAAGCCGCGCAGGTCGTGCCGAGCGAGGAGAAGGCCCTCCGGACCGCTATCGACCGGGCTCCATCGGGCGCGCTGGTGATGCACCTGACCGAAAAGATTGAAGTGGCCGTGCAACTGATCAAAAGGCTGGAGACGCAGAGAAAACCGGTTGCCGTTTAA
- a CDS encoding cyanophycinase: MNVPKGKLIPIGGNEAKGPAEQTDDDRSPLVDFFHSGILKEVLDEIRGEQSRIEVIPSASSVPDEMREMYDEAFEHLNLRQVGYLDIRSRGEAHAAENLKRLEQADGVIFTGGDQVKLTEILAGTPFFDLLKRRYQEEPFVIAGTSAGAMAMSHFMIREGNSAEPLLKGMVDTGQGFGLLPQAIIDTHFMNRGRLARMTEALMRHPECIALGISEDTGLVITGEDTMRAIGSGVIIVIEADEIIKTNYHHANEFEPVYIENLRLHILAQGASYSLRQRRFIEH; this comes from the coding sequence ATGAATGTACCCAAAGGCAAACTGATTCCCATCGGCGGCAACGAAGCGAAAGGACCAGCAGAGCAGACAGACGACGATCGTTCACCGCTGGTCGATTTTTTTCATTCGGGAATTCTGAAAGAAGTGCTGGACGAAATCCGGGGCGAACAGTCCCGCATTGAGGTGATTCCCTCCGCTTCGAGTGTGCCCGACGAAATGCGGGAAATGTACGACGAAGCCTTCGAGCACCTGAATCTACGCCAGGTTGGCTACCTCGACATCCGCAGTCGCGGGGAAGCCCACGCGGCCGAAAACCTGAAGCGACTCGAACAGGCGGATGGCGTCATCTTCACCGGGGGCGACCAGGTAAAGCTGACCGAGATTCTGGCCGGAACGCCGTTTTTTGACTTATTGAAAAGACGTTATCAGGAGGAGCCGTTTGTTATTGCCGGAACCAGCGCCGGGGCGATGGCCATGTCTCATTTCATGATTCGGGAGGGCAACAGCGCCGAGCCGCTGCTGAAAGGCATGGTCGATACGGGCCAGGGATTTGGGCTGCTCCCGCAGGCGATCATCGACACGCATTTTATGAACCGGGGACGGCTCGCCCGCATGACCGAAGCCCTGATGCGGCATCCGGAGTGCATTGCTTTGGGAATCAGCGAAGATACGGGGCTAGTGATTACCGGCGAAGATACGATGCGGGCCATTGGTTCCGGGGTCATTATCGTCATCGAAGCCGACGAGATCATTAAAACCAACTACCACCACGCCAATGAGTTCGAGCCCGTTTACATCGAAAATCTGCGGCTGCACATTCTGGCGCAGGGAGCTAGTTACTCCCTGCGCCAGCGTCGCTTTATTGAACATTGA
- a CDS encoding isoaspartyl peptidase/L-asparaginase family protein, translated as MFVIAIHGGAEPLTPADLSEAEQKQYLQGLDEALTAGYDVLESGGTALDAVTAAVMAMENNVLFNAGRGAAFTAAGTHELEAALMRGDTLEAGCAAGVVNLRNPVLLARAVMEKTEHVLMVGSGAEEFAREQGLEFDSDDYFFSEKKAEELQEKQEAVTRDTIGAVALDRHGNLAAATSTGGLTGQLPGRVGDTAIIGVGTYANNDTCAVSCTGDGEFFIRTVAAYDVSCQIGYQQRSLKEACRSVLDKIAALGGEGGIIAVTPAGEVALEFNSGSMFRGWRSENGKGDIRIFRTE; from the coding sequence CCTTCAGGGCCTGGACGAAGCCCTGACCGCCGGGTACGACGTGCTGGAAAGCGGCGGAACCGCCCTCGATGCCGTTACGGCCGCCGTGATGGCGATGGAGAACAATGTCCTCTTCAACGCGGGGCGGGGAGCCGCCTTTACCGCGGCCGGCACGCACGAACTGGAAGCCGCCCTGATGCGGGGCGATACCCTGGAGGCCGGTTGCGCCGCCGGCGTGGTCAATCTCCGCAACCCGGTTCTGCTGGCCCGGGCGGTGATGGAAAAGACCGAACACGTGCTGATGGTCGGCTCGGGGGCTGAAGAATTTGCCCGCGAGCAGGGACTGGAATTTGACTCGGATGACTATTTCTTTAGTGAGAAGAAAGCAGAGGAACTTCAGGAAAAGCAGGAAGCCGTCACCCGGGACACCATCGGCGCGGTGGCTCTCGACCGGCACGGAAATCTGGCCGCCGCGACATCCACCGGTGGTCTGACGGGCCAGTTGCCCGGGAGGGTCGGCGATACGGCCATCATCGGCGTAGGCACATACGCCAACAACGACACCTGCGCCGTCTCCTGCACCGGCGACGGCGAATTTTTCATCCGGACGGTAGCGGCCTACGATGTTTCCTGCCAGATCGGGTACCAGCAGCGTTCCCTGAAAGAAGCCTGCCGTTCCGTGCTCGACAAAATTGCCGCGCTGGGCGGCGAGGGCGGTATCATTGCCGTTACTCCGGCCGGTGAGGTCGCGCTGGAATTTAATTCGGGCAGTATGTTCCGGGGCTGGCGGTCGGAAAACGGAAAAGGGGACATCCGGATATTCCGAACTGAATAA